Proteins from a genomic interval of Polaribacter sp. Q13:
- a CDS encoding SDR family oxidoreductase, translating into MNKTIFITGASSGIGKATAIHFQQKGWNVVATMRNTESGKDLADLQNVLVTRLDVTDSSSIKSAVMAAVKKFQTIDVLLNNAGYGMLGTLEATPIATIREQYNVNVIGLLETTQTVLPIMRKQKSGTIVNISSMGGRVALPLGSVYGATKYAVEGISEALQYELEPLGINVKIIEPGVITSNFSKSAAFNDENISDYKVVVDKIMKTYKGEETNDTFPGSAPNTVAEVIDIAIHDTTNQLRFPAGNDAEQMLEARAKLSDGEMITMLKENFGI; encoded by the coding sequence ATGAACAAAACAATTTTTATTACAGGAGCAAGTAGCGGAATAGGAAAAGCAACAGCAATTCATTTTCAGCAAAAAGGGTGGAATGTAGTGGCAACAATGCGGAATACAGAAAGCGGAAAAGATTTAGCAGATTTACAAAATGTTTTGGTGACGCGATTAGATGTTACGGACAGTAGTTCTATTAAATCCGCTGTAATGGCAGCTGTTAAAAAGTTTCAAACTATAGACGTTTTACTAAATAATGCAGGTTATGGTATGTTAGGGACTCTAGAAGCAACTCCTATTGCAACCATTCGTGAACAATACAATGTAAACGTTATTGGACTGCTTGAAACGACGCAAACAGTTTTACCTATTATGCGTAAACAAAAATCAGGAACTATTGTAAACATATCATCAATGGGTGGTCGTGTTGCATTACCTCTAGGTAGCGTTTATGGAGCGACAAAATATGCCGTAGAAGGCATTTCTGAAGCGTTACAGTACGAACTTGAACCATTGGGTATTAATGTAAAAATTATTGAACCAGGTGTTATTACATCAAACTTTAGTAAATCTGCAGCTTTTAATGACGAGAACATTAGCGACTATAAAGTTGTTGTAGATAAAATAATGAAAACCTATAAAGGCGAAGAAACAAATGATACTTTCCCTGGAAGCGCACCAAACACGGTTGCTGAAGTAATAGACATAGCGATCCATGATACTACAAATCAACTTAGATTTCCTGCAGGTAATGATGCAGAACAAATGTTAGAAGCAAGAGCAAAACTATCTGATGGTGAGATGATAACTATGTTGAAAGAAAACTTTGGAATTTAA